The Thalassotalea sediminis genome includes the window TAAAACACCCCGCTGCACGCATTATTGTGCCGACATTGCTCGGCCCTTTAGGGTTGATTAAGCCGATGATTACATTTGACTGATTCATAATGAGCTGTTGATACTTCATCTAATTTACATTTTATCAGCTAGCATACCCTATAAAGCGTATGGCTCAACTAAATCTGCGCTTATATCATGCAGATGCCTATTTAAAATGTCTTACATTAAAGCTGTTTTTTGCTTTAACCGCGATTGACATATTATGGCTCGCTAAAAATGAACAAATAATCCTATATCATCCAGCTTTTAGCGATACTCTAACCATCTCACAATCGATACTTATACTGTTGAAAAATATAAACGGTTAAACTTTTTTAACAACCTACTTAGCGTTTTCTTTAATAAATTTTTGATACACAGCAACATGTGGTTTTTCAATCAGTACTTTACTCATTGGATCAATGATCACAAGGTCATTAGCTGAAACAGCTAATGTTTTATTTTTCGTCATATCCAATGAGAATATCTTACCATTTACTGATACATCTAAAGGTAATGGAAATGGTAAGTTATTAGGCGTTTTCCACGCTAACGTTAAACGGTCTTTCGTTCTATTTTCTACCACTTCTGGCAGCGCAGCTTGATAAAAATAGACATCAAAAAACCATGAGTAATCATCGCCTGTTAATCGATTAACGATATTAAGAAAGTCTTCTGTATCCGCTAAAACAGGTTTAAATTTTCCCGGTTTAGGCGTTGCAGTCCCGTAAACTAGCGCTGTTGTTGCATCAAAGAAATGCTTATCGCCAATAAGATTTCGTAACGTATGCAATACCCAGGGAGCTTTAGCATATATATCTGCTCCCGGCCCACCTTTTTCTTCTTGATAAACACCCTCAACAGTCAATAACTCTTTGCTTACAATAGGTGCTTTGTTTCTAATGCCCAAACGCATATCAAACATATGCGCCATGTATGCCGCTTGGCCGTGGAGAAAATACTCATACAACGGATGTACGTATGCGCCAAAGCCTTCATGAAGCCACATTGCATTCGCATTTTTATTAGTTAATTGATTAGCAAACCACTCATGTGCAAACTCATGAAACATCAACCAATCAAAGCCATATTTGTCTGTTTTATATTGATTACCATAGGCGTTGATCGTTTGATGCTCCATCCCTAAATGAGGCGTTTCTACAACACCAATTTTATCTTGGGCAAAAGGATATGGCCCTATGGTTTTTTCGAAGAAATCAGTCATCGCCAACAATTGTTCAACCAATTGTTTTGCTTTTTCTTTGTTTGCAGGTAAATGATAAAACTCTACTGGAATTTTATTACCAAAATGACTGTTAAATGTTGTTTTTATCACATCAAATGGACCAACATTAATAGCAACACCATAAGTATTTAATTGTGATAATGCTTGCCAATGATACGTGTCTGTTGAATCACCTTTAGTTACCGATTTTAATGTTCCGTTTGACGCTGCAACTAACCCCTTGGGCACGGTAATATGAATAGTTGTGGTTTTAGGCTCGCCTATTGGGTTGTCAATACACGGCCAGAACAAATCACAGCCTTCTCCTTGTACTGCCGTTGCTATCCAATCTTGACCATCTGAAGTTTTTGACCACACAAAACCACCATCCCACGGCGCTCTAACCGCTTCGCGCGGTATGCCTGAATAATGAATTTCTATCGTAAATTCCCCTTCAATGGCTTCACCTAATTGAATAACTAATAAGCCTTCAGTATTACTATATTGCGTACTTGCTACCAACGCATTGTTTATCAGTATTTTGCTAATATCAAAAAAGTTATCTAGATTTATTCCAACTTGCGTTCTCGCATGTCCGCTGATAAGCGATAAAACGCTTTTGCCTGAAATCGCCTTTTTGTCTGGAAAAATAGTAAAGTGAAGATCAGCATGTTCAAGTGTTAATCCTTGCTGCGAAGCGGGTAAAGGGCCATCGCTTCCCATGGTATAATCAGTACGCTGCTCTGCAAAAACGTTATTAGATAATGCAACCAAAGCCACAAAAAGGCATGCCATTAAATGGTTCATGCTTCATTCCTCTCAAGCACTTATAAAATATTATCAGATATTCAACTTACTATGAATGCATCTACTAGTGAAAGATAATTGCGATTAACAACAGATTGTTAACTATGAATAACATGATAATAACAACTACATTCAAGACATATCTTAGGAAGCGTACTATTCTTATAAACGTTATACTCCCTTTGTTTCTTTATAAAATAGCAGACACAAAAAAGTTCAAATAATTACATTAATAACCCACTATCTATACGAGTAAAGTTATCTGCCGCATTAATTAAAGACGCTGCAGTTAATTGTGCAACGCCAAAAACGTGCGTTTCGCATTGAAACTTATCGGCAACCTTTGCTAATAATAAGTCAAAATCGCCGTCACCGGAGAGTAGAATAATTTTATCAACATCAGGGCCGGCATCGAGTACATCAATAGCGATTCCGACATCCCAATCTCCTTTTGCTGAACCATCGCTACGCTGAATAAATGGTTTAAGTTTTACATCAAAACCAATATGTTTAAGAGCGGTTTGAAATTTGTGTTGCTGATCATCATCTCGTGCAATTGCATAAGCGTTTGCGATTACAATATCACCTTGTTGCAAGATCTGCTGCCAAAACTGGCGATAGTTAAATTGTCTACCAAAGGCTTGGCGCGTGGTATAATAAATATTTTGTACATCAACAAAAATAGCAATTTTGGTCACGAAATGTTCCTTTAGCGTAAAAACAATCGCACTATATCACCTCCCCTCTGATATAATCCAAATAATTCATGTTAATAAGGTTTTATCGCTTGTCTGCTCTCTCTTTTTCAAATACTCCATTAAGCCCTGAACTTACTGAAAACTTAACGCGCTTAGGTTATCTTGAAATGACCCCTATTCAAGAAAAAGCGCTGCCAAAAATTTTGGCGGGACAAGATATTATCGGTCAAGGTAAAACAGGATCGGGAAAAACAGCAACTTTTACCTTAGGTCTTTTACACAATTTAAAAGTAAAACGATTTCGAATACAAGCACTTGTACTTTGTCCAACGCGTGAGCTAGCAGATCAAGTTGCTAAAGAAATTCGAAAGCTTGCAGCAGCAATACACAATGTAAAAGTTTTAACATTGTGTGGTGGCACCCCTATGGGCCCACAAATTGGTTCATTAGAACATGGCGCGCATATCATTGTTGGCACACCAGGTCGTATTGAAGATCACCTGCAAAAGGGGCGTTTAGATTTGTCTGAATTAAATACCTTAGTGCTAGATGAAGCAGACCGCATGCTAGAAATGGGCTTTCAGCCATCACTTGACTTAATATTTTCACACTGTCCTGCGCAAAGGCAATCTTTACTTTTCAGTGCTACTTTCCCTGAAAAAATAAAATCTATGGCTAACAAGATCATGCAAAAGCCTGAACTGATCAAGGTAGAAAGTAATCATAACCATGCAAGTATTGAACAACACTTTTTTGAAGTACAAAGTAACGATGAACGCTCAACAGCGGTAGCCCTATTATTACAACATTTTCAATGCACCTCTTCAGTAATTTTTTGTAATACCAAGTCAGAGGCACAAGCATTAGCTGACTCTTTACTACATCGCGGCTTTAGTTGTGCTGCGTTGCATGGCGACTTAGAACAACGAGATCGTGATCAAACACTTATTCGTTTTGCCAACCAAAGCATTAATATTCTAGTTGCTACTGATGTCGCTGCTCGTGGCCTTGATATTGACAATATCAGTATGGTGATTAACTACCATATAGCCCATGACCCAGAGATTCATGTACACCGCATCGGCCGTACTGGACGCGCAGGAAACAAAGGTATTGCTTGCTCACTAATGAGTAATAAAGAAGCTCACAAGTTCATTCGTTTAGAAGAGTACCTTGATATAGAAGTTCATGCTGAGCCTTTACCTAATAACGAGGTATTAAATAATCCTATTTCAATGGCCCCCATGACAACGATTCAAATTGATGGCGGTAAGAAACAAAAACTTCGTCCAGGCGATATTCTCGGCGCTTTAACAGCAGACAATGTGATTGATGGTAATGCCATTGGCAAAATACAAATGACACCGCTAAAAGCCTATGTTGCAGTAAAGCGTACTGTTGCTAAAAAAGCCTTAAAAGTTATAACAGAAGGGAAAATGAAAGGGCGAAATTTTCGCGCAAGGCTGTTAAAATAATCAAAAGAATAAGCCGTTAGCGTTATTCATCTTAATGCTAACGGCTTATAAATGTAGTCTTTTCATTTACGTCATATACCGTTATTTTAGTTTGATTTCTCTCATTAAATATTGACCCGTTAACTCCCTCACTTCGGGATACTTTGCCGAGATTTTAATGGCAAGATCTCTATTTTTTTCTCCCCATTTTTTCATAAAAGCATTGTAGCGCTCTTTATTAGGCTCTAAATCTGAAGCCTTTTCAAACGTTACCATCAGCAACATATTAAATTGCCCACTTTGTGGTAAATCACTCGCCAATATTTTCCAATCTTTGATGTAGCCCATTTCCTTATTCATCTGCATCGCTCTCGCCCATGTTTGGCTCAGACCCGCTAAATAGACATCTTCCATATTGGCATCAATCTTAACCGTAGTAATACTTAATATGTCCGAACCAAAATCATAATCTTGATAAACTTCCAGTCTCTCTTTTGCGAATGTAGAAACACACGTAACCGTAGTGAAAATTAGTATAAGATATTTAAAACGCTTAAACATTTCATTTCTCCTCAATGATTAGTTTTCCTAATGCACTACGTTACAAAGCAAAAGGCCACTTGATTATAGGACAGATATACAATTTGATATAAAGAAGTGTAAGCTGCGAGATTAAGTAACTCATTTATATAGAAAGATAGTTTATTTCATTTAGCAAAAAATCCTTAAACTGAGCATATTGCTTTTTGACGCGGCGGTCGACACAACCAAAACACCTTCACAAATATGTCGACCATTTACATAAGATAACATTTAACTGCTTGTCGTTTTTATCGGCTATCCCTACCATCGAAGACACTGATTTTAATCAATTAAAGAAATAATAAACGCATGAAAAAATATCTTACTCCGTTGGTCTTAACATTGGGACTTAGTGCTGCCTCTGCGCAAGCAACCATCGTAGAATTTCAGACCTCACATGGTAATTTCAAAGTAAATTTACATGATGAAACAACACCAAAAACCGTTGAAAACTTTCTTAACTATGTAACAGAAGGAAAGTACGACAATACCATTATCCACCGAACCGTTGATGACTTTGTTATACAAGGTGGTGGCGCGAAATTTGAAGGTGAATTGCCACCAGAATGGATTGAAACGAATGGCACTATTGAAAATGAACCTGCTTATTCAAACGTAAAAGCGACAATTTCAATGGCAAAACAAAGTGGAAGAATTAACAGCGCGAGTAGCCAGTGGTTTATTAATTTGAAAGATAATTCATCCACTCTTGACCCTGTAGATGTGTACGGTGGTGGTGCTTATGCTGTATTTGGCGAAGTTATTGAAGACGGAATGAATGTTGTCAATGCAATTGCAGAAGTCCCACGTTGCGATACTGGCCATGGTGGGTTTCGCGAATTACCAATGCCAGATTATGAAGATCAGTGTGGTGATGCAGATGCTGTGCCCGGACAAGAAAACTTCGTCAACATCTATCAAGTCGTCATTTACGATGCGACGGTAAGCACTGATGCGGATCTCACATCAACAAAAAATACGCTTTATGAGAAAAGTTTAGAACAACCTAAATCTAGCGGTAGCAGTGGCGGTAGCTTCTCTTGGTTTGCCCTGTTGTTATGCGCTTTCCCTTTGGTTTTTAGAAAAAAATAACCCCTTAATGTTGTATTACCCGCTTGTGTAAAAATCTCCCATGCTATACAAGCGGGTAAATTTAACCATTTATACCTTCAAAACAAAGCGTGACAACAAATAACGTTTAGACGCTCAAAGACAAAAAGAGTTGTAATGATCATATGTTATTTTGGATCTTTGCTAAGCGGATACAATCCGATACTTTACTTGTTTCATATAAAATAAACGTTCAACGAAAATTTTATTCACCTTTTTGAAAATTGTTAACTATAGTAAATATGACGAGTAAAATTAGCACCTTAGGAGTCTACCTTGTCATATCAAAAAATATTACCTTGTACACTCGCCGTTTCATTGTTTAGTTTATCGCTGCCAAGTCATGCCGAAGTATCGGTTACACTGACAGCGGCATCAGATTATTTATTTAATGGCGTATCACAAACCGATGAAAAACCAGCAATACAAGGCAGCATAGATTGGGCTGGAGAAAACGGAGCATATATAGGTAGTTGGGCTTCAAATGTTGATTTTGGCGATGGTACAGACGCTGAAGTTGATTATTACGCAGGCTTTTCTCAAAGCATTGATGATAACCTCTGGTACGATACTGGGCTTGCCTACTACAGTTACATCGGCGGCGATGACAGTAGCGAGATTAACTATGCAGAAGTTTACCTAACGTTAGGCTATCAAAGCACTCAAATAACGGCTTGGTACTCCAATGATTACGCGGGGACAGATGCTGGACACTATATCATCGCGCTAGCACATAGTGTTCCGCTTAGCGAAACACTATCACTAAACTTTCAAGTTGACCGTTCTACCAGCCTTGACGAAGACAAATTCTCATGGGATACCAACGACGATAGCTATATACATTATAAGGCTGAAGCTGCGTTGTCATGGCAAGCGTTAGCATTTACATTGTCCCTTGAAAAAACTGATTTAAATTATGACGATGACGTTAAACTGTTAGGCACCGTTAGCTATACCTTTGGTTTATAAACAAATTAATAAATAAACGCCTAAACAGACTCACAGGAACCCCCTATGATTTTTGAAGAAAAAAGTTTATCACTAAAACTACTCCTCGTTGTTGGTGCACTATTTATTATCAATACGATCAGTTACATGAGTATCAGCGCCTACTCTCTCGGTAATACTGAAGAAGTCATTGTTAAAGAAGTCAGTAACGAAGTGTCTAATCAAATTGAAGACAGTGTTATATCAAAAACTGATGCGATCTCTGAGAAAATCGCCAGTTTGTTTGCCGAGTCTTTCTCTGTGCCTTATAAATTAGCGCAACAAATTACTAGTAATATTAATGGTGACTTACCCCAACCTCTTACTCGCGACCAAGTAGAATCGATCGTTAAAAGCACTTTAAAATACAGCAGCACGTCATCCATATACGCGCAATTTGAAGATAATGCTTTTGATGGTAAAGACAGCGAATTTACGCAAGGTTACGCACATTCGGTTGCAGGTCATGGAAGTTTTGAAGTTTACTTTGTTAGAGAAGATGGCGGCAATATTTCTCAAGAAATTGTTGAAGATCCAGAAGAAAAGCATGATACAACACCTGATGAATATGGCTTTCGTGCCGCTGAGTGGTACCTATGTGCAATGGACAAAATGTCTCCTTGCGCTTCAAACCCTTATAACTATGAAATTAGGCCTGGTTATAATGAACTTATGACCAGTTTAGTGGTACCTGTTGTCGCTGAAGGTCGCTTCAGAGGTGTAGTAGGTGCTGATTTGAATTTACCAATTCTTCAAAGCTTCGCAAAAGAATTAAAAGCTTCATTATACGGCGGCAACTCTAAAGTCTTTATTGTCAGCCAAGCGGGTTTTTTAGCCGCAGCAACAGAGCACGAAGCAAATTTAGCGAAGCCCTTTAAAGACGTTTTTCCGAATAGCAAATCATTGCTAGCTATTTCAGGAAAAGCACAATCTAAAGTTATTGATAACTATTTATATGTTGTACGTCCGATAAAAATTAAAGAAGCCAATGTTGATTGGCAGCTTATCGTTGGCATTGACGTTGGTACCGCAATGCAGCCTGTTGATAACGTTTCAGAGATGATATCAAATGAAGTTAACGACATATTACGCAACAACTTAATTGTCGCCTTTATCGTTATAATCATAGCCTTAGTACTGATTAAGTTTTTTACCCGAGGTATTGTTCGTCCTGTTGAAATGGTCGCCGATAGAATGGCAGAACTTGCAGGACAAGGTGGCGATCTTACTCAGGCAATTGATGTTGAATCACATGCAGAACTAATTAACTTGAGTAATGGCTTTAATCAATTTAGAGAAAAAGTACGCGCACTGCTAGAACAAGCAAAGCAGTCTGGGCTAGAAGTCATGGAATTGAGTGAAGAAAGTAAAGACAATGCGCAACGAACCCACCAACACATTTCTACTCAGCAAGCTGAGGTTAATACGATTGTTACCGCAATTACAGAGATGTCCCAAACCGCTCAAGAAGTTGCAAACACTGCTTCATCTGCGGCAGATAACGCAACTGCAGCGACACAGTCGGTAAAAGACACTGAATCTGAAGTATCTACAGCCTCTACACAGGCGTCAGAACTATCTGATGAAATAGGTACAGCCTCTGAAGCAGTTAAAGCGGTATCTATTCGCAGTGACGACATCAAAAAAATACTCGACGTTATTGGCGTTATTGCAGAACAAACGAATTTACTTGCATTAAATGCAGCGATTGAAGCCGCTCGGGCGGGAGATCATGGTAGAGGTTTTAGTGTAGTAGCTGACGAAGTTAGAGCATTAGCATCGAAAACCGCTGATTCAGTTGATGAGATTTCTCAAGTAATTTCCGCACTACAAAATGAAGTGTCTACAACTGTTAATATTATTGAAAAAGGCAGTATTAAAGCGGATAACGCGGCCGCTTGCGCCAGCGGAGCATTTGAAAAAATGCAAGAAACCGTGACCCAAATTGAGGAAATTAATCAACACATCTTACAAATTGCCGCAGCTGCCGAAGAGCAAAGCCAAGTTTCAGAGGAGCTTAACAAAAATATGGTTGTCGTCGGTGATGCGACCAACGAAGTTGCCGTGTTATCACAAGCATCTGAAACCAGTGCTACCTCTATTCATCAATCTGCGCACGAATTAATAGAGCTACTTAATAAATTAAAAACAAGCTAACGCTGAATTATAATGAAGCAAAGCATACCGTGTATATTGCTTTGCTTCATCGCAAAACCGCTACCAACAGCGCCCTTTGATTATTCATTACCTTAGTAACACTTACCTTAATAAGGTATTGCTTGTTTAGCGTTTAATTGCAAAATCTAATACGCAATTCAACAGAAATGTATTTACTCAAACAGGTCTATTAGTATAGGCTTTCTAACATCAATAATTGGCTTGATTCTAATAAGAGTAACGTAATGGAGAAACTGTCTCAAATTCTCGAAATATTGACCTTTATCATTACCATCGCAGGTGTACCAACAGCAATATATGTCTACTTAAAAGAGCAAAAAAAACAAAGGCTTGAGAGGGAATATGGTACTTTCGACGCCTTAGATGAAAAGTATATTGAAATACAACAGCTTTGTATTGAACATCCATCGTTAGATGTGTTTGATTCACCATATAATAACCCGGTAACATTAACCGAAGAACAAAAAAAACAAGAAGAAGCCATTTTATTAATTAGAATTGCAATTTTTGAGCGCGCATACTTAATGTACAATAGAGTTACATTAGGCGCCAAAACAACACAATGGCAAGGCTGGGAACTTGAAATTATAGAGTGGTTTCATCGCCCAAATTTTCAAAAAGTATGGCAAAACCACGGAAAGTATTTTGATAGTTTTTTTTACCAGCATTTTGAAAAAGTGTATAACGAAATAAAGTCAAAAAGTCGCTAGTATACCTTGACCAATATTAACACCATGACCCACTTTACTTCATATGTGCGAAAGCGTTTGTTTACTAAACGAGGAATAACTTTTGTTCTTTGAAGGCTCCGTAAAGAAAGCAGAAATCATCGTCGCCCATAATAACATTAATTTATTAACCGACTTTGACGAAGCATTTTGGCGAAAGCTTGTTGCTTGTTGCGAAGCGCATATACTTTCGTCGATTAAAAATGACGTCTGTCATGCTTACCTACTTTCCGAGTCAAGTTTATTTGTTTGGTCAAATAGATTACTTATCTTAACTTGTGGCACCACATCACTCGTCAAATCTGTTGAGTTTTTCTTGCAAAATATTGATGCAAAGCAAATTAAGCACCTGCTTTATCAGCGTAAAAATGAATACTTAGCTCACGCACAGTCTAGCTATTTTGGCCAAGATATAAATCAATTACAACAGTACGTTAACGGCAAAGCAATGCGCTTTGGACATTTGGATAGCCATCATAATTACGTATATCACTTAATTAATGACTATGTAGCAGACCCTATTGATAAAACCTATGAGTTACTTGCCTATCAAATTAGTGACAATGCATCACATACGCTTTCAGCAGAAAACATCACAGCAAAAGCGATAAGATCTTTTCTACAACTCGACAAATTAATACCGCAATTTGATACAGATGACTTTGTTTTCGACCCTTATGGTTATTCACTTAATGCGATCAATAACAATGAGTATTTCACCATACATGTTACCCCTCAAGCAGGCAGTAGCTACATTTCCTTTGAGTCGAATTTAAACCTAATACTGATGGCACCAGCGATAATTGCTATATTAGAACCAAACTCTATTGACGTATTAACCGTTAATGAGCAATCATTTGATGCGCTGATCAAACAACATGTTAATAAGTGCTATGTGCGTCAATCTATCGTTAGTAAAACACTTGATAACGGATATTTAATGCACTTTGCTAACTTTATTCGACCACAAATAAAAGCTATCGAGCCGGTAGACTTAGATGTTTCAAAGGATCACCTAACTTTATAGACAACTCGTTATTGTGAATACGTGTAACAGGTTACTTAATTAAGTGCGTGAACTTGTAAGAATACGAAAAGGTATAGATCGTGAAAAATAACGCATTTATGGACAAAAATATTTATTTAGTATGTATGCCATATACCTCCCTTACCATTCCTTCAATGGCAATGGGCGTACTTGAAACCTATATTACAGACTATGGTTACAACGTTGAATCAGTATACGCCAACTTAGCGTTTGCCAAACAAATTGGCTTGATTGAATATAACTTCATTGACAATACCTTTAATGACTACTTAATTGGTGAATGGACATTCTCTCGGGCTGCATTTCCTGATAAACCAGCCAATGATGAAGGCTTCTTCGCATTATTTACTGATTTAACAAATGAGAATAAACAAAAGCTACTGAACATTCGAGACACAGCTGAACGCTTTGTTGACTCATTAGCAAAAGATATTATAAAAGGTAACCCTAAAATTGTTGGTTGCACCTCTACCTTTCAGCAAAACTGTGCTTCTCTTGCGTTACTCAGGAAACTTAAGCAGCTAAACCCCGCTATTATCACGTTAATGGGTGGCGCCAATTGCGAAGGCATAATGGGGCAAACCATCAGTGAAAGCTTTTCTTGGGTCGACTATGTATTTTCTGGCGAGTGTGATGACGTTATAGGCCCTTTCATTGATAAGTTGATGAAAGATGAGCCAATTAATCAATTGAACCTACCGCATGGGTTCATAAGCCAGCAACATCAATCACTTGTTGTTGATGCAGGACAAACACAAAAGCCACCACGCGCTTACATTTCAGATATGCGGCTAGTTGGCGAACCAACCTTTGATAGTTATTTTAGTACTTTAGATTCTCTTGAAATTGACCAATATATTTCCCCAGGTCTTGTCGCTGAAACCTCTCGAGGTTGTTGGTGGGGAGCTAAGCAACACTGCACCTTCTGCGGATTAAACGGTGGCACAATGGAACACCGCTCTAAAACACCAGACGTTGCGCTAAAAGAACTTGAAAACCTATCACGCAAGTATAATGTTGATAAATTTCTCATTGTCGATAATATTTTGCCCATCGAATATATGAAAACCGTATTACCCGCCTTAGCCGAAAAGCCAACATACAACCTATTTTACGAAACCAAAGCGAACTTAAAGCAACACCACGTAAAATCGCTAGCTGAGGCTGGAATAAAGTGGATACAACCGGGTATTGAAGGATTACATGATGACTTTCTAAAGGCGATAAAAAAAGGTACCACCGCGATACAAAACTTAGCAGCCCTTAAATGGTGTCGCAGTTATGGCGTGCGTGTATCGTGGAATTTATTATGTGAAGCACCTGATGAACAAACCTACTGGTATGATGAAATGGCAGAATGGCTGCCTTTGGTGACTCACTATCACCCGCCATTCAATCAAATGGCAAAAATTTGTTATCACCGATTTAGCCCTTACTTTAATACGCCAGAAAAGTTTGGTCTACGCTTAGAACCCACTAAAAGTTATCAATATATTTATCCGCTCGATAAACAAACTGTTTATAACCTTGCGTATTTTTTTATTCAGGCAAGCGATAAAGAAACAGATATATACACTCTAAACTTTACCTTTAAACCCGCAACAGAAGCGCACGCTAAAGTACAAAACTTATTAGAGTCGTGGAGCGAAAGTTGGCTAAACGGCACAATCCCTATGTGTTGTATGACAGATCATGAAGATAAAATCATTATTTTTGATACCCGTAACATATCAACGTCATATACACATACGTTAACTGGATTATACGCTGATATTTACCGATTAATTGCAGAACCACTACCTAAAGCGAGACTCATCAAAAAACTTAATGAGCAATGCACCTCAAGTGATGAACAAGCTATTGAACAAGCTATAAAATGGCTAACTGACAATCATTTAATCATTCATTTGAGTAAGTGTATTATGGCACTTGCTTTTCCTATGGAACAATCACAAATGCCTGATGAAGAAAACTCGCCTAGTGGCACATTAAAGGTTGAAGAAATACTAAAATCGATGAATTAATTTGCTTGTAAAAGCAAGTAGCCGATGACGTCATTACATGACATCGATGGCTACTTGGTGACGACCATTATGTTTTGCTTGATAAAGTAAGCGGTCTGCCTCTTGTAAAACTGAGTCTACTGTATGCGACTGCTCGCAATTTACGATCACAGCGCCAGCACTCATGGTTACCAAATTCCCTACGTCTGAAAATTCATGTTTAATTTCTTTATTGGCTAAAGCTTCGAATACTTTTTGCAGTACAAGCTTAGCGCCTTGTTCATTGCAATCGGGGAGAATTATGGTGAACTCTTCCCCGCCATAACGAGCAACAAAGTCTCTCGGTCTGTTTAATACTTCACGAAATGAAGCGGCTACTTTTTTGAGTGCAATATCACCCGCACCATGGCCATAATTATCATTATATTGCTTAAAATAGTCGACATCGAGCATTGCTACCGTTAATGGTTTATGTTCTCGTTTATGTGCTGCTAGTTCATGTTTAAGCGTTATATCTAATTTTCGTCGATTTGATAACCCCGTTAACGCGTCAATATGGGCAATTCTATCTAACATTTTACGCTGCTGTATCAACTCTAAATGTGTCGCTATTCTAGCGGTTACAATATTAGCGTTAAACGGTTTGTAAATATAATCACAGCCACCCAATGCAAAGCCTTTTTCTTCATCGCTGCAATTGGCAAGACCGGTAATAAAAATGACCGATACACCCTTCGTCACAGGATCGTTTTTTATCACCTCAATGACTTCAAAGCCCGACCTATCAGGCATAACAACATCTAACAGCATAAGATCAGGTACATGTTTCTTTGCAAACTCAA containing:
- a CDS encoding TorF family putative porin; amino-acid sequence: MSYQKILPCTLAVSLFSLSLPSHAEVSVTLTAASDYLFNGVSQTDEKPAIQGSIDWAGENGAYIGSWASNVDFGDGTDAEVDYYAGFSQSIDDNLWYDTGLAYYSYIGGDDSSEINYAEVYLTLGYQSTQITAWYSNDYAGTDAGHYIIALAHSVPLSETLSLNFQVDRSTSLDEDKFSWDTNDDSYIHYKAEAALSWQALAFTLSLEKTDLNYDDDVKLLGTVSYTFGL
- a CDS encoding NYN domain-containing protein, giving the protein MTKIAIFVDVQNIYYTTRQAFGRQFNYRQFWQQILQQGDIVIANAYAIARDDDQQHKFQTALKHIGFDVKLKPFIQRSDGSAKGDWDVGIAIDVLDAGPDVDKIILLSGDGDFDLLLAKVADKFQCETHVFGVAQLTAASLINAADNFTRIDSGLLM
- a CDS encoding peptidylprolyl isomerase, which translates into the protein MKKYLTPLVLTLGLSAASAQATIVEFQTSHGNFKVNLHDETTPKTVENFLNYVTEGKYDNTIIHRTVDDFVIQGGGAKFEGELPPEWIETNGTIENEPAYSNVKATISMAKQSGRINSASSQWFINLKDNSSTLDPVDVYGGGAYAVFGEVIEDGMNVVNAIAEVPRCDTGHGGFRELPMPDYEDQCGDADAVPGQENFVNIYQVVIYDATVSTDADLTSTKNTLYEKSLEQPKSSGSSGGSFSWFALLLCAFPLVFRKK
- the dbpA gene encoding ATP-dependent RNA helicase DbpA; translation: MLIRFYRLSALSFSNTPLSPELTENLTRLGYLEMTPIQEKALPKILAGQDIIGQGKTGSGKTATFTLGLLHNLKVKRFRIQALVLCPTRELADQVAKEIRKLAAAIHNVKVLTLCGGTPMGPQIGSLEHGAHIIVGTPGRIEDHLQKGRLDLSELNTLVLDEADRMLEMGFQPSLDLIFSHCPAQRQSLLFSATFPEKIKSMANKIMQKPELIKVESNHNHASIEQHFFEVQSNDERSTAVALLLQHFQCTSSVIFCNTKSEAQALADSLLHRGFSCAALHGDLEQRDRDQTLIRFANQSINILVATDVAARGLDIDNISMVINYHIAHDPEIHVHRIGRTGRAGNKGIACSLMSNKEAHKFIRLEEYLDIEVHAEPLPNNEVLNNPISMAPMTTIQIDGGKKQKLRPGDILGALTADNVIDGNAIGKIQMTPLKAYVAVKRTVAKKALKVITEGKMKGRNFRARLLK
- a CDS encoding M1 family metallopeptidase → MNHLMACLFVALVALSNNVFAEQRTDYTMGSDGPLPASQQGLTLEHADLHFTIFPDKKAISGKSVLSLISGHARTQVGINLDNFFDISKILINNALVASTQYSNTEGLLVIQLGEAIEGEFTIEIHYSGIPREAVRAPWDGGFVWSKTSDGQDWIATAVQGEGCDLFWPCIDNPIGEPKTTTIHITVPKGLVAASNGTLKSVTKGDSTDTYHWQALSQLNTYGVAINVGPFDVIKTTFNSHFGNKIPVEFYHLPANKEKAKQLVEQLLAMTDFFEKTIGPYPFAQDKIGVVETPHLGMEHQTINAYGNQYKTDKYGFDWLMFHEFAHEWFANQLTNKNANAMWLHEGFGAYVHPLYEYFLHGQAAYMAHMFDMRLGIRNKAPIVSKELLTVEGVYQEEKGGPGADIYAKAPWVLHTLRNLIGDKHFFDATTALVYGTATPKPGKFKPVLADTEDFLNIVNRLTGDDYSWFFDVYFYQAALPEVVENRTKDRLTLAWKTPNNLPFPLPLDVSVNGKIFSLDMTKNKTLAVSANDLVIIDPMSKVLIEKPHVAVYQKFIKENAK